A genomic window from Streptomyces broussonetiae includes:
- a CDS encoding glycosyltransferase: MVNPGTLPGPAPAGLLPAPRDPARDSRRVAIVSASVGAGHDGAAAELDRRLAADGFAVDRYDLLDLLPAGLGRAVRDGYHRMLVLAPWAYQRVYAGTERSGGCGPAARALLRSAEDRVLRALRPDVGAVVSTYPGASRVLGSLRLDGRLAVPVVTYLTDFSVHPLWVADGVDVHLAAHAVPAAQARAAGARDVRVCGPVTDPRFRPCDPAERARARAGFGLPEHAPLALLVAGSWGVGPVRQVARELRDCGAVVPVVVCGRNQALVRQLRADGIEHAFGWVDDMPGLMHAADVLVQNAGGLTSLEAFAAGLPVVGYRCIPGHGLTNAAALDEAGVAVWIRDPADLKSMLGDLVEGPAGQRRREAALALFAHSPKEGPAAEIARIHRAVPPPPPAGPHLRRRRSARRLAATAATASAVWACAVGAGGATTHEAPALLHAVSHGLDLDGLAPGRTLEGHRS, encoded by the coding sequence ATGGTCAATCCCGGAACGCTGCCGGGGCCCGCACCCGCGGGTCTCCTGCCGGCGCCCCGTGACCCGGCGCGGGACTCGCGCCGGGTCGCCATCGTCTCGGCGAGCGTCGGCGCGGGACACGACGGTGCCGCCGCAGAGCTGGACCGCCGCCTCGCCGCGGACGGATTCGCCGTCGACCGGTACGACCTGCTGGATCTGCTGCCCGCCGGACTCGGCCGGGCCGTACGGGACGGCTACCATCGCATGCTCGTGCTGGCACCCTGGGCCTATCAGCGGGTCTACGCCGGCACCGAACGCTCCGGTGGCTGCGGCCCGGCGGCGAGGGCCCTGCTGCGCAGCGCCGAGGACCGTGTGCTGCGGGCGCTGCGCCCGGACGTCGGGGCGGTCGTCTCCACCTACCCGGGAGCCAGTCGGGTGCTGGGCAGCCTGCGCCTCGACGGACGCCTGGCCGTCCCCGTCGTCACCTACCTGACCGACTTCTCTGTGCACCCGCTGTGGGTGGCGGACGGCGTGGACGTCCACCTCGCGGCCCACGCGGTGCCCGCCGCGCAGGCCCGGGCGGCCGGGGCTCGTGACGTCCGGGTGTGCGGGCCGGTCACCGACCCCCGCTTCCGCCCCTGCGACCCGGCGGAACGCGCCCGCGCGCGGGCCGGTTTCGGGCTGCCGGAGCACGCCCCGCTCGCGCTGCTGGTCGCCGGATCCTGGGGGGTCGGCCCGGTCCGGCAGGTCGCGCGGGAGCTGCGGGACTGCGGGGCCGTTGTCCCGGTGGTCGTCTGCGGCCGCAACCAGGCCCTGGTCCGGCAGCTGCGTGCGGACGGGATCGAGCACGCCTTCGGCTGGGTCGACGACATGCCCGGCCTGATGCACGCGGCGGACGTGCTCGTCCAGAACGCGGGCGGGCTGACCTCCCTGGAGGCGTTCGCCGCGGGCCTGCCCGTGGTCGGCTACCGCTGCATACCGGGCCACGGGCTGACCAATGCCGCCGCCCTGGACGAGGCGGGCGTGGCCGTGTGGATCCGGGATCCCGCCGACCTCAAGAGCATGCTGGGCGACCTGGTCGAGGGCCCCGCGGGGCAACGCCGGCGCGAGGCCGCGCTCGCCCTGTTCGCACACTCCCCGAAGGAGGGCCCGGCCGCGGAGATAGCCCGCATCCACCGCGCGGTCCCGCCACCGCCGCCTGCCGGACCGCACCTACGGCGGCGCCGCAGCGCCCGGCGGCTCGCGGCCACCGCAGCCACGGCGAGTGCGGTGTGGGCCTGCGCCGTCGGCGCCGGAGGCGCGACGACGCACGAGGCACCCGCGCTGCTGCACGCCGTGAGCCACGGCCTCGACCTGGACGGTCTTGCGCCCGGCCGCACGCTGGAGGGACACCGCTCATGA
- a CDS encoding polysaccharide deacetylase family protein — protein sequence MTASRPLRTAALAALPAAALAAVHCAPVVSTFGPLRNRTMPRLSGRGRADHVALTFDDGPDPLSTPFFLRLLDRRGVRATFFLLGSEAHRSPGVVREIAAAGHEIGVHGWRHRPLLLRGPRATYDDFARARDTVADITGTRPTLFRPPYGVMSAAAHVAARRLGLTPVLWTCWGEDWTARATPESVHRTVSADLDGGGTILLHDSDCTSAPGAWRSALGAVPRILDTCEERGYEVGRLCDHGLPGADPLDDVHPAGTGAPDRRDR from the coding sequence ATGACCGCCTCCCGCCCGCTGCGCACGGCAGCGCTGGCCGCCCTGCCCGCCGCCGCACTCGCCGCGGTCCACTGCGCGCCCGTCGTCTCGACCTTCGGGCCGCTGCGCAACCGCACCATGCCCCGCCTCTCCGGCCGGGGCCGCGCGGACCACGTCGCGCTCACCTTCGACGACGGCCCCGACCCGCTGTCCACGCCGTTCTTCCTGCGACTGCTCGACCGGCGCGGGGTGCGCGCCACATTCTTCCTGCTCGGCAGCGAGGCACACCGCTCCCCCGGTGTGGTGCGCGAGATCGCCGCCGCCGGCCACGAGATCGGCGTCCACGGCTGGCGGCACCGGCCCCTGCTGCTGCGCGGCCCGCGCGCGACGTACGACGACTTCGCCCGCGCCCGCGACACGGTCGCCGACATCACCGGAACCCGGCCGACTCTCTTCAGGCCGCCGTACGGCGTCATGTCCGCCGCCGCCCATGTGGCGGCCCGGCGGCTCGGGCTCACGCCCGTGCTGTGGACCTGCTGGGGCGAGGACTGGACGGCCCGGGCCACGCCGGAGTCGGTGCACCGGACGGTGAGCGCCGATCTGGACGGCGGCGGCACGATCCTGCTGCACGACTCGGACTGCACCTCCGCCCCGGGCGCCTGGCGTTCGGCCCTGGGGGCCGTCCCCCGCATCCTCGACACCTGCGAGGAGAGGGGCTACGAAGTCGGCCGGCTGTGCGACCACGGCCTGCCCGGCGCCGACCCGCTGGACGATGTTCACCCTGCCGGTACCGGTGCTCCGGACCGCCGCGACCGTTAG
- a CDS encoding DedA family protein → MTTPTHLAAQLAVNVLDAHSLLAAFGVLGVGVVMFAETGLLIGFFLPGDSLLFTAGLLCTGTADQSLHLSLGPLLVSAAVGALAGAQCGFLLGRKAGGALLARSRSKRLLEGAQRAEELLERYGHAKAVVLARFVPVVRTVLNPMAGALGVSTRTFTVWQVAGGLVWSLGLTLGGYALGSSIPNVDRYLLPMVALIVVVSLIPLLAEILRSRRAARTQEERG, encoded by the coding sequence ATGACCACACCGACGCACCTCGCCGCGCAGCTGGCCGTCAACGTACTGGACGCCCATTCGCTGCTGGCCGCGTTCGGCGTCCTCGGCGTCGGCGTGGTGATGTTCGCCGAGACAGGGCTGCTCATCGGCTTCTTCCTGCCCGGCGACTCGCTGCTGTTCACCGCCGGCCTGCTCTGCACGGGCACGGCCGACCAGAGTCTCCATCTCTCGCTGGGGCCGCTGCTGGTCTCGGCGGCCGTCGGTGCGCTGGCCGGTGCTCAGTGCGGATTCCTCCTCGGCCGGAAGGCGGGCGGGGCACTGCTCGCCCGCAGCCGTTCGAAGCGGCTGCTCGAGGGAGCACAGCGCGCCGAGGAGCTGCTGGAGCGGTACGGCCACGCGAAGGCCGTCGTCCTGGCCCGCTTCGTGCCGGTGGTGCGGACGGTGCTCAATCCGATGGCGGGCGCGCTGGGCGTGTCGACGAGGACGTTCACGGTGTGGCAGGTGGCAGGCGGGCTGGTGTGGAGCCTCGGCCTCACGCTCGGCGGATACGCGCTGGGTTCCTCCATCCCGAACGTCGACCGCTACCTCCTGCCGATGGTCGCGTTGATCGTCGTCGTCTCGCTGATCCCGTTGCTGGCCGAGATCCTGCGCTCCCGCCGGGCGGCCCGTACGCAGGAGGAGCGCGGCTAG
- a CDS encoding glycosyltransferase family protein yields MSTSSPLRQSDRPGGAGSPPVTGPPGALRALALFAAVRLAGTAAVVAVDRIAGHPFGKSLAHAWDSVWYLHIAEHGYGSQVRITSTGAVQTDWAFFPLYPGLIRTLSGLTDLTTGRAGLLVAWGCVLIAAYGIHAIGHRLHGRTVAAWLVALWAALPHSVVLSLAYTEPLFTACAAWSLYAVLKGRWPTAGALALLAGLSRPSGIAAAVAVTAAALHEAVRQRGRVPAGLWAGAALGPLGWAGYVLWVGAQTGDLLHGYLRVQSAWKSQLDLGAGPLHMLRWMPPQGSGPAYPMAVLVVTASVVLFCLLCLDRTPLPLVVFSGVLLLLVLAVSGPFSSKPRFLLPAFPLLLPAARALAAAWRAHRHRTCLLYGTLTTVSLLYGAYLAALSPQPL; encoded by the coding sequence GTGAGCACGTCCTCTCCGCTGAGGCAGTCCGACCGTCCCGGCGGGGCCGGGAGTCCACCGGTCACGGGCCCGCCGGGCGCCCTGCGGGCCCTCGCCCTCTTCGCCGCCGTCCGCCTCGCCGGTACCGCCGCGGTGGTGGCGGTCGACCGCATCGCCGGGCACCCGTTCGGCAAGAGCCTGGCCCATGCCTGGGACTCGGTCTGGTACCTGCACATCGCCGAACACGGCTACGGAAGCCAGGTCCGCATCACCTCGACGGGCGCGGTCCAGACCGACTGGGCGTTCTTTCCCCTGTACCCGGGGCTCATCCGGACCCTGAGCGGCCTCACGGACCTCACCACCGGCCGGGCCGGGCTGCTCGTCGCCTGGGGTTGCGTGCTGATCGCCGCATACGGCATCCACGCGATCGGGCACCGTCTCCACGGCCGGACCGTCGCCGCCTGGCTCGTCGCCCTGTGGGCGGCACTGCCCCACTCCGTCGTCCTGAGCCTGGCCTACACCGAGCCGCTGTTCACCGCGTGCGCGGCCTGGTCCCTGTACGCCGTGCTCAAGGGCCGCTGGCCGACGGCGGGCGCGCTCGCGCTGCTGGCCGGTCTGTCCCGGCCGAGCGGCATCGCGGCCGCCGTGGCCGTCACCGCGGCCGCCCTGCACGAGGCCGTACGACAACGCGGGCGCGTGCCGGCCGGGCTGTGGGCCGGCGCCGCCCTCGGTCCGCTGGGCTGGGCCGGTTATGTGCTGTGGGTGGGTGCGCAGACCGGTGACCTGCTCCACGGCTACCTCCGGGTGCAGAGCGCCTGGAAGTCCCAGCTGGACCTCGGAGCCGGTCCGCTGCACATGCTGCGCTGGATGCCGCCGCAGGGCAGCGGACCGGCCTATCCGATGGCCGTACTGGTCGTCACGGCAAGCGTCGTGCTGTTCTGCCTGCTGTGCCTGGACCGTACCCCGCTGCCGCTGGTGGTCTTCTCCGGCGTGCTGCTCCTGCTGGTGCTGGCGGTCTCCGGCCCCTTCTCCTCCAAACCCCGCTTCCTGCTCCCGGCGTTCCCCCTGCTCCTTCCGGCGGCCCGCGCCCTCGCAGCGGCCTGGCGCGCCCACCGCCACCGGACCTGCCTGCTGTACGGCACCCTCACCACCGTGTCTCTGCTCTACGGCGCCTATCTGGCCGCCCTCTCCCCGCAGCCCCTCTGA
- a CDS encoding KAP family P-loop NTPase fold protein, whose product MRPLTDNPVTTPQDDSFHFEPYVDVLHAAVEQATPLPLTVGVFGSWGAGKSSFLRLWERRFTGGNAKTIWFNPWKYDRKVEVWAALLHTILAEMEQEATLRDKAVRLAKAATWLSVRASLGTAAALGTGGVVKREDVDKLLTGLSEGDAEQYRQVNHFEADFADAVREYVGADGRLVVFVDDLDRCTPESAMTVLESLKLFLAQSQCVFVLALDVDVLAAIATNKFGEALKGAPKEVASGMAYLDKIVQLPFFLPDVGFETLREAFRPYVSELADDDFFWELLRRGLGANPRRLKRYINVFNMALAVSRAQVQGQMSREFRLQLAVLLIIRTLHRGFYHTLTIEPEAWMLLTRWFEQAQTNPATRQNYHMQLPEYLHDFVGEPVLERLLTHGGPERLTPADAKVVQQMITTLRSTAGPADPA is encoded by the coding sequence TTGCGTCCTCTCACCGACAATCCCGTCACCACCCCCCAGGACGACTCCTTTCATTTCGAGCCGTACGTCGACGTCCTGCACGCGGCGGTGGAGCAGGCCACGCCGCTGCCGCTGACGGTCGGGGTGTTCGGCTCCTGGGGCGCGGGGAAGTCCAGTTTCCTGCGGCTGTGGGAACGGCGGTTCACGGGGGGCAACGCCAAGACCATCTGGTTCAACCCCTGGAAGTACGACCGCAAGGTAGAGGTCTGGGCGGCGCTGCTGCACACCATCCTCGCCGAGATGGAGCAGGAGGCGACCCTCAGGGACAAGGCCGTCAGGCTTGCCAAGGCGGCGACGTGGCTGTCGGTCCGCGCGAGTCTGGGCACCGCGGCGGCGCTCGGCACCGGGGGTGTGGTCAAGCGGGAAGACGTGGACAAGCTGCTGACGGGCCTGTCCGAGGGGGACGCGGAACAGTACCGGCAGGTCAACCACTTCGAGGCCGACTTCGCCGACGCCGTGAGGGAGTACGTCGGTGCGGACGGCCGGCTGGTGGTCTTCGTGGACGACCTCGACCGCTGTACCCCCGAGTCGGCGATGACGGTGCTGGAGTCGCTGAAGCTCTTCCTGGCCCAGTCGCAGTGTGTCTTCGTCCTCGCACTGGACGTGGACGTGCTGGCCGCGATCGCCACCAACAAGTTCGGCGAGGCACTCAAAGGGGCGCCGAAGGAGGTGGCGTCCGGCATGGCCTACCTCGACAAGATCGTCCAACTGCCCTTCTTCCTGCCGGACGTGGGGTTCGAGACCCTCCGCGAGGCGTTCAGGCCCTACGTCTCGGAACTGGCGGACGACGACTTCTTCTGGGAGCTGCTCCGGCGTGGCCTGGGCGCCAATCCGCGCCGGCTCAAGCGCTACATCAACGTCTTCAACATGGCTCTGGCGGTCTCCCGCGCCCAGGTGCAGGGCCAGATGTCCCGGGAGTTCCGCCTCCAGCTCGCGGTGCTGCTCATCATCCGTACGCTGCACCGCGGCTTCTACCACACGCTCACCATCGAGCCCGAGGCATGGATGTTGCTGACCAGGTGGTTCGAGCAGGCCCAGACCAATCCGGCCACCCGGCAGAACTACCACATGCAACTCCCCGAGTACCTGCACGACTTCGTGGGAGAACCCGTGCTCGAGCGCCTCCTCACCCACGGTGGCCCCGAGCGCCTGACACCGGCGGACGCGAAGGTCGTCCAGCAGATGATCACGACTCTGCGCAGCACCGCCGGCCCGGCGGATCCGGCGTAG
- a CDS encoding TerD family protein, giving the protein MGVSLGKGGNVSLSKQAPGLSAVVVGLGWDVRTTTGADYDLDASALLCDASGRVVSDQHFVFYNNLKSPDGSVEHTGDNLTGEGEGDDESIKVNLAAVPAEVAKIVFPVSIHEADARGQSFGQVRNAFIRVVNQANDQEIARYDLSEDASTETAMVFGELYRHGGEWKFRAVGQGYASGLRGIAADFGVNV; this is encoded by the coding sequence GTGGGAGTTTCCCTGGGCAAGGGCGGCAATGTGTCGCTGAGCAAGCAGGCGCCGGGGCTGAGCGCGGTGGTGGTCGGACTGGGCTGGGACGTACGGACGACGACCGGCGCGGACTACGACCTGGACGCCTCCGCCCTGCTCTGCGACGCCTCCGGAAGGGTCGTCTCCGACCAGCACTTCGTCTTCTACAACAACCTCAAGAGCCCCGACGGTTCGGTGGAGCACACCGGTGACAACCTCACCGGTGAGGGCGAGGGCGACGACGAGTCGATCAAGGTGAACCTGGCGGCCGTACCGGCAGAGGTCGCCAAGATCGTGTTCCCGGTCTCCATTCACGAGGCCGATGCGCGAGGCCAGAGCTTCGGCCAGGTGCGCAACGCCTTCATTCGCGTCGTGAACCAGGCGAACGACCAGGAGATCGCCCGCTACGACCTGTCCGAGGACGCCTCGACCGAGACCGCGATGGTCTTCGGCGAGCTGTACCGGCACGGCGGCGAGTGGAAGTTCCGTGCGGTGGGCCAGGGTTACGCCTCCGGCCTGCGCGGCATTGCCGCCGACTTCGGCGTCAACGTCTGA
- the tatA gene encoding Sec-independent protein translocase subunit TatA, with translation MLRNGLEPWHLLIVAIVIILLFGSKKLPEAARALGNSLRILKTEAKAMKDDAVTTVQPLRKSWNHSGENDVQPGDGHS, from the coding sequence ATGCTCCGGAACGGACTGGAACCCTGGCATCTGCTGATCGTGGCGATCGTCATCATCCTGCTGTTCGGCTCGAAGAAGCTGCCGGAGGCCGCCCGCGCCCTGGGTAATTCCCTGCGCATCCTCAAGACTGAGGCCAAGGCGATGAAGGACGACGCCGTCACCACGGTTCAACCTTTGCGCAAATCTTGGAACCACAGCGGCGAGAATGACGTTCAACCAGGTGACGGCCACAGTTGA
- a CDS encoding lytic transglycosylase domain-containing protein, whose translation MPDSVGPRHRRWLTVVVLAVALYVVLRAAGLFGGDDDSDGDTPSPAKASASAPTPSASASGPSPAAATTSPYDPAAYAAQVRTSARQTGVSAQLLMAILYNEAYKPHDPSLERAWQKYKPDAAFGIANMHRATFDEVKQGRGFAGRRWEDLPDDRGLAIEAEAWYLHDLAAGLPARRTAAYTKDDLLALGYNTGAGNMLAFARGTPLGDRARSYLDRLHANWARAGQAVGAP comes from the coding sequence ATGCCGGATTCCGTGGGGCCGAGGCACCGCCGCTGGCTCACTGTCGTGGTCCTCGCCGTGGCGCTGTACGTCGTCCTGCGGGCTGCGGGCCTCTTCGGCGGCGACGACGACAGCGACGGCGACACGCCGTCACCGGCGAAGGCGTCGGCCTCCGCGCCGACCCCCTCGGCAAGCGCGTCCGGTCCTTCTCCCGCCGCGGCGACCACCTCCCCGTACGACCCGGCCGCGTACGCCGCACAGGTGCGGACCAGCGCCCGGCAGACCGGCGTCAGTGCCCAACTGCTGATGGCGATCCTCTACAACGAGGCGTACAAACCGCACGACCCGTCCCTCGAGCGGGCGTGGCAGAAGTACAAACCCGACGCCGCCTTCGGTATCGCGAACATGCACCGCGCCACCTTCGACGAGGTCAAGCAGGGCCGGGGCTTCGCGGGCCGCCGCTGGGAGGACCTGCCCGACGACCGCGGTCTGGCGATCGAGGCCGAGGCCTGGTACCTGCACGACCTGGCGGCCGGACTGCCCGCCCGCCGGACTGCCGCGTACACGAAGGACGACCTGCTGGCGCTCGGCTACAACACGGGCGCGGGCAACATGCTCGCCTTCGCCCGCGGTACGCCACTCGGCGACCGGGCCCGCTCGTATCTGGACCGGCTGCACGCGAACTGGGCCAGGGCGGGACAGGCCGTCGGCGCGCCCTGA
- a CDS encoding GlxA family transcriptional regulator: protein MPGHLPASLITTWLLAMLPGAGQAVMFRQMLEGAGAFVLAAAGLLDGRSAATHWELAADLASAFPSVDVRADPLFVRDGPLVTSAGVTAGIDLALSLVEEDHGPGTARAVARQLVVFMARPGGQSQFSARLVTQHADDSVVRRVMDAVTSDPAADHGLDSLARHAGLGARHLGRLFRGQTGMTPGQYVEAVRTEAAQALLEGDAHSVEEAARLAGFGSSETLRRVFQHRLGVAPTTYRARFRTTVTVAT from the coding sequence GTGCCCGGTCACCTGCCCGCGTCCCTGATCACCACCTGGCTGCTGGCCATGCTGCCCGGGGCCGGTCAGGCCGTCATGTTCCGCCAGATGCTGGAGGGCGCGGGAGCCTTCGTCCTTGCCGCGGCCGGGCTGCTCGACGGCCGCAGTGCCGCCACCCACTGGGAACTCGCCGCGGACCTGGCCTCGGCGTTCCCGAGCGTGGACGTGCGGGCCGACCCCCTGTTCGTACGGGACGGGCCGCTCGTGACGTCGGCGGGGGTGACCGCGGGCATCGACCTCGCGCTCTCCCTGGTCGAGGAGGACCACGGGCCCGGCACGGCCCGGGCGGTCGCCCGGCAGCTGGTGGTCTTCATGGCCCGGCCCGGGGGCCAGTCGCAGTTCAGCGCGCGACTCGTGACCCAGCACGCCGACGACTCCGTCGTACGACGGGTGATGGACGCCGTGACGAGCGACCCCGCCGCCGACCACGGCCTGGACTCGCTGGCCCGGCACGCCGGTCTCGGCGCCCGGCACCTGGGCCGGCTGTTCCGTGGCCAGACCGGGATGACACCGGGGCAGTACGTCGAGGCCGTGCGTACCGAGGCCGCCCAGGCCCTGCTGGAGGGGGACGCGCACAGCGTCGAGGAGGCCGCGCGGCTGGCCGGGTTCGGCTCGTCCGAGACGCTGCGCCGGGTCTTCCAGCACCGCCTCGGAGTCGCCCCGACGACCTACCGAGCCCGCTTCCGCACCACCGTCACGGTCGCGACGTGA
- a CDS encoding response regulator: MTTVLVVDDQPLQRFAFRMLLDAVPETEVVGEAAHGGEAVRKAAELRPDVVLMDVRMPGMDGIEATRRITASGDRSRVLVLTTFDLDEYVHAALRAGASGFLLKDARPEELLAGIRAVAAGDAVIAPSLTRRLLDEFARYGPVRGGGEGADDARLRSLTDREREILVAMGKGWTNGEIAARFVLSESTVKTHVGRVLAKIGARDRIQAVIFAYDLGLARPNAG; the protein is encoded by the coding sequence GTGACGACCGTGCTCGTCGTGGACGATCAGCCGCTGCAGCGCTTCGCCTTCCGCATGCTCCTCGACGCCGTCCCCGAGACGGAGGTCGTCGGCGAGGCGGCGCACGGTGGCGAGGCCGTCCGCAAGGCCGCCGAACTGCGGCCCGACGTCGTCCTGATGGACGTGCGCATGCCCGGCATGGACGGCATCGAGGCCACCCGCCGGATCACCGCCTCCGGCGACCGCTCACGCGTCCTCGTCCTGACCACCTTCGACCTGGACGAGTACGTCCACGCCGCGCTCCGGGCCGGGGCCAGCGGCTTCCTCCTGAAGGACGCGCGCCCCGAGGAACTCCTCGCCGGGATCCGCGCCGTCGCCGCCGGCGACGCCGTCATCGCCCCGTCGCTGACCCGCCGCCTGCTCGATGAGTTCGCCCGCTACGGCCCCGTGCGCGGTGGCGGTGAGGGCGCCGACGACGCGCGGCTGCGCTCCCTCACCGACCGCGAGCGCGAGATCCTCGTCGCCATGGGCAAGGGCTGGACCAACGGCGAGATCGCTGCCCGCTTCGTGCTGTCCGAGTCCACCGTCAAGACCCATGTGGGCCGGGTCCTGGCCAAGATCGGCGCCCGCGACCGCATCCAGGCCGTGATCTTCGCCTACGACCTCGGACTCGCCCGTCCCAACGCCGGGTGA
- a CDS encoding sensor histidine kinase — protein sequence MGPLVARIARGGQRLRQADRAHPWVLDAAVVVVAFLIFCLPDLLHGHDGDGDGPRRLLRSFTRLPPAGMLAFQAGLVLPLLWRRRRPMVAFGVIAAVFVVQWSLGAVLRADVALFIALYSLALHGSLRQLPWACGVMAAGMTLVAVRASAAVSVWDALFFLLSTAIAALALGLMVRTRRAQLAGLRDRAARLEIERDQRSRLAAAAERARVAREMHDIVGHNLSVMITLADAGAYATDAAPERGKEALQLIGDTGRMALGELRRVLGVLREDPDGAPSTPELSPQPGVADLETLCDGVRTAGLDVVYRTVGDVDALDSGVQLAVYRIVQEALTNTLKHAGADTRVKLSVVVEGTRLTVRVRDNGPVAGQPGPPNEEGHGLVGMRERAALYGGRVSAGPAPGGGWDVEATLDLTPRGGAR from the coding sequence ATGGGACCGCTGGTCGCCCGCATCGCCCGGGGCGGCCAGCGGCTGCGCCAGGCCGACCGCGCCCACCCCTGGGTGCTGGACGCGGCGGTGGTGGTCGTCGCCTTCCTGATCTTCTGCCTCCCGGACCTGCTGCACGGCCACGACGGCGACGGCGACGGGCCCCGGCGTCTCCTTCGCTCGTTCACCCGGCTTCCCCCGGCGGGCATGCTGGCCTTCCAGGCAGGCCTCGTACTGCCCCTGCTCTGGCGGCGGCGCCGGCCCATGGTCGCCTTCGGTGTCATCGCGGCCGTCTTCGTCGTGCAGTGGTCGCTGGGCGCCGTGCTGCGCGCGGACGTCGCCCTGTTCATCGCCCTGTACAGCCTGGCCCTGCACGGAAGCCTGCGGCAGCTGCCGTGGGCCTGCGGGGTCATGGCCGCCGGGATGACCCTGGTCGCGGTCCGGGCGTCGGCGGCGGTGTCCGTCTGGGACGCGCTGTTCTTCCTGCTGAGCACCGCGATCGCGGCCCTGGCACTGGGGCTCATGGTCCGCACCCGCCGGGCCCAGCTCGCCGGACTGCGCGACCGGGCGGCCCGGCTGGAGATCGAGCGCGACCAGCGCAGCAGGCTGGCGGCCGCCGCCGAACGCGCCCGGGTGGCCCGGGAGATGCACGACATCGTCGGGCACAACCTCTCCGTCATGATCACCCTCGCCGACGCCGGCGCCTACGCCACGGATGCGGCCCCAGAACGTGGCAAGGAGGCGCTGCAGCTCATCGGCGACACCGGCCGCATGGCTCTCGGCGAGCTGCGGCGCGTCCTCGGCGTGCTCCGCGAGGACCCGGACGGTGCTCCGAGCACCCCCGAACTCAGTCCGCAGCCCGGCGTCGCGGACCTCGAGACGCTGTGCGATGGTGTGCGCACGGCCGGCCTGGACGTCGTCTACCGGACCGTCGGCGACGTGGACGCCCTCGACAGCGGGGTACAGCTGGCGGTCTACCGCATCGTCCAGGAGGCCCTCACGAACACCCTGAAGCACGCCGGAGCCGACACCCGGGTGAAGCTGTCGGTCGTCGTCGAGGGCACCCGGCTGACCGTCCGGGTCCGCGACAACGGTCCGGTGGCCGGACAACCGGGACCGCCGAACGAGGAAGGACACGGCCTGGTGGGCATGCGAGAGAGAGCGGCGCTCTACGGAGGGCGCGTCAGCGCCGGACCCGCGCCGGGCGGTGGCTGGGACGTGGAAGCCACCCTCGACCTGACGCCCCGGGGCGGTGCCCGGTGA
- a CDS encoding ABC transporter permease — translation MSVLTTAPDDAAEAPTNAPARPAYKVTGRRVLSSEWAKLWTLRSTWITLGLALLFLIAFGLIASSRYKSNLNSGHMHGDLAHATAVSLSLFGTHFAQLALGVLGVLVTAGEYSTGMIRSTLAAVPRRLPVLWSKSAVYGLVAFVVATLGALVTFGIGSGIVSGTPAAMTFSDAGVVRSLLGAGLYLGLVGVIGTALGALLRSVAGGISVLVAALMLIPGLVELLPTSWQDNISPYLPSNAGESIFALTHDATTLSPGAGLLVFLGWTVLALAAAAYRLVRSDV, via the coding sequence ATGAGCGTCCTGACCACCGCCCCCGACGACGCGGCCGAGGCACCCACCAACGCACCCGCCCGCCCCGCCTACAAGGTCACCGGACGGCGTGTGCTGTCCTCGGAGTGGGCCAAGCTCTGGACCCTGCGGTCGACGTGGATCACCCTCGGACTGGCCCTGCTGTTCCTGATCGCGTTCGGGCTGATCGCCTCCTCCCGCTACAAGTCCAACCTCAACTCGGGTCACATGCACGGGGACCTGGCCCACGCCACCGCCGTCAGCCTGTCCCTCTTCGGTACGCACTTCGCCCAGCTGGCGCTCGGCGTCCTCGGCGTGCTCGTCACGGCGGGTGAGTACTCGACCGGCATGATCCGGTCCACGCTCGCCGCCGTACCCCGTCGGCTGCCCGTCCTGTGGTCCAAGTCGGCCGTCTACGGCCTGGTCGCGTTCGTGGTCGCGACGCTGGGCGCGCTCGTCACGTTCGGGATCGGCAGCGGGATCGTCTCCGGCACACCCGCCGCGATGACCTTCTCCGACGCGGGAGTCGTACGGAGCCTGCTGGGCGCCGGTCTCTACCTCGGCCTGGTCGGCGTGATCGGCACCGCCCTCGGCGCGCTCCTGCGCTCGGTGGCCGGCGGCATCTCCGTCCTCGTCGCCGCCCTGATGCTCATCCCCGGACTGGTCGAGCTGCTGCCCACCTCCTGGCAGGACAACATCAGCCCGTACCTGCCGAGCAACGCCGGTGAGTCGATCTTCGCCCTGACCCACGACGCCACCACGCTCTCGCCCGGCGCCGGACTGCTGGTCTTCCTGGGCTGGACCGTGCTCGCGCTGGCCGCAGCGGCGTACCGGCTGGTTCGCAGCGACGTCTGA